Below is a window of Corynebacterium kalinowskii DNA.
GTCACCTCGCTGCTGAACGCTAAGAACTCGGGCTGGTCCGTTACCGCTGAAGAGATGGATGCCGGCTACGTCCGCGTCGGCTTCGAAACCGAAGGCTACGCGCCGATCGAAGAGACCACCGGTCCGCTGGTGCTGGGCATCGTTGAAACCATCGAAGAGCTCACCGGATTTAAGAAGCCGATCCGCTACTGCAAGGTCAACGTGGGTTCCGCAAACGGTACTGGCGAGCTCCAGGGCATTGTTTGTGGCGCCCGCAACTTTGCCGAGGGAGACATGGTTGTCGTGTCCCTGCCAGGCGCTGAACTGCCAGGCGGCTTCAAGATCGCTGCCCGTGAAACCTACGATCACGTCTCCGAAGGCATGATCTGCTCCGCCGCCGAGCTCGGCATGGCCGACAAGCAGACCAAGGGCATCATCACGTTGCCGACCACTGCAGGGCAACCTGGCGACGACGCTCGCGCCGTCCTCGGTTTGGACGACACCGTCTTTGACGTCAACGTCACGCCAGATCGTGGCTACGCGCTGTCGGCCCGTGGCCTGACCCGCGAAATCGCGTCCGCGTTCGACCTTTCTTATGGTGATGTCGCGTTGGACCCTTCCATCGCGGGCATCACGGTGGACGTTCCTGCTGTAGCCGGCGAGGCGCTGCCGGTAACTCTTTCCCCAGAGACCAAGGCGGTCCGCTTCGGCCTGCGTAAAGTCACTGGCATTGATCCGAAGGCAAAGACCCCGTTCTGGATGGAACGCGAATTGCTGCTTTCGGGCCAGCGCCTGGTCAACTTGCCGACCGACATCACCAACTTCGTGATGATCCTGCTCGGCCAGCCAATGCACGCCTTCGACGCTGCACGTATTAACGGCGCACTCACGGTACGCAACGCTAAGGCAGGGGAGAAGCTCACCACTTTGGACCACGCTGAGCGCAAGCTGGATCCGGAAGACGTCGTCATCTGCGACTCCGAGAACATCCAGTCCCTGGCAGGCGTGATGGGCGGTTCCACCTCGGAGATCGCCGACGATACGACTGACGTCTACTTCGAAGCGGCAATCTGGGATCCCATCACCGTGGCCCGCACTTGCCGTCGCCACAAGCTCTCTTCCGAGGCTTCCCGACGATTCGAGCGTGGCGTCGACCCAACGCTGCCAGAAATCGCCCTGGATATCGCAGCATCCTTGCTGGCTCAGTACGGTGGCGGCACCGTTGATGCTGGCCGCACCATGGTCGGCTCCTTGCCAGCACCAGCCACGGTAGAAATGCCAGTGAACTTCCCGAGCGTGATTGCGGGAGTCGACTACGACCGCGACACCGTCATCAAGCGCCTGGAAGAAGTCGGCTGCGCAGTCGAGGTTTCTGAATGTGGCGGCAAGCTCGCCGTCACCGCTCCTGCGTGGCGCTCTGACCTGACCTACAAGGAATCACTCGTTGAAGAGGTGCTGCGTCTGGAAGGCCTGGAGGCAATTCCATCCATCGTGCCGACCGCGCCCGCAGGCCAAGGTCTGACTCCTGCACAGAAGCGTCGCCGCGCAGTAACCCACGCGCTGGCCTACAATGGCTACCTCGAGATCCTGCCGACGCCGTTCATTGCCAACGACACTTTTGACGTATGGGGCTTGGACCAGGACGACCCGCGTCGCAGCGTAGTGACCGTGCAGAACCCGCTGGAATCTGACCACGCGATCCTCGGCACCACCTTGCTGCCGTCCATGTTGGACGCCGTGAAGCGCAACGTGGCCCGCGGCCAGGTCGATGTTTCTCTCTATGGCGTGGAGCAGGTTTCCTTCGCTCGGGGCACGGGAGTTTCGCCGATGCCGTCGGTAAGCCAGCGCCCAACCGAGGCAGAGATCGCGGAACTGATCGAGTCCCTCCCACACCAGCCATTGCATGTTGCTGTGGTGGGCTCCGGAGACCTCGAGCCGGAAGGCCCGTGGGGCGAAGGTCGCGCGTACACCTACGCTGATGCGATCGAGGCAGCCCAGGTTGTCGCGCGCGCTGCAGACGTGACGCTGGAGCTGGAAAACGCCGACATGCTGCCGTGGCACCCAGGTCGCTGCGCTGCGCTGAAGGTAGATGGACAGATTGTGGGCTACGCCGGCGAGCTGCACCCACAGGTTCTCGAGCGCGCTGGATTGCCTGCCCGCACTTGCGCGATGGAAATGGACATCACGGCGCTGCCGTTCGAGCCGAGCCTGCCTGCACCAGTTTTGTCAGCGTTCCCGGCGTTGTTGCAGGACCTGGCGCTGGTCGTGGCGGAAGATACGCCAGTGGAGTCCGTGCGCAAGGTGGTCGAGGCGGGTGCTGGCCAGCTGCTGGAGAAGGCAGAGCTTTTCGACGTCTACCGCTCCGAACAACTGGGCGCCGACAAGAAATCTCTCGCGTTCTCACTGGTGTTCCGCGCATCTGATCGGACCCTGACCGATGAGGAGTGCAACACCGCCCGCCTGGCTGCTGCCGAAGCTGCCGCTCAGGCTTTTGGTGCTGAAATGCGCGGATAGTGAATTTCACTTGCAGGTATGGATCACTTTGACGTTAAGATACTGATGTAAATCCTCGCACCTCTTAACAGATTGGTGATCCATGTCTGCATCCACCTTGATCTCGACTCCTGTCGAGATCATTGACACCGCCAAGGGCGGCCTCCTGGCGAAAGCCAAAGCTCCTCTCGGCACCATGATCGTGTCCTCGATGTTCGCCGGTTCGATGATCGCCATCGGCTTCATCTTTTTCATCACCACCCAAATGGGTTCGGCAGACATGCCACTTGGCTGGGCAAAGTTTGTCGGTGGCGTCGTATTCTCCACCGGCCTTGGTCTGGTCATCGTCACTGGCGCAGACCTCTTTACTTCTACGACCATGACCACATTCCTGGTGAAGGAAAAGGTTCTCAACGTAGGCGAGATGCTCAAGCACTGGGCCATCGTCTACTTCTCCAATATGGCTGGCGCTTTCATTACGGCGCTGTTCATCTTCTTTGCCGGCACCCCAGCCTCTAACAAGGGTGCATGGGGAGCAGTGGTGCTGAACTCCTCTCTGAGTAAGGTCAGCCACTCCTTCGTGGAGGCCATTTTCCTGGGCATTCTGTGTAACGTCATGGTGTGTCTTGCTGTGTGGCTCGCTTTCGCTGGCAAGACCGTGACGGACAAGATCATGGCAGTAGCTTTCCCAATTGGCCTGTTCGTGGCATCCGGCTTCGAGCACTCTGTAGCGAATATGTTCATGCTCCCACTAGGTCTGCTGCTCAAGGCCCAGGCAGACCCGGTAGTGATGGAAGCAATGGCAGGCAAGGACTTGTCCGGCCTGACCCTGAGCTCGTACTTCGTGGACAACCTCATCCCTGTGACCATCGGCAACATCATCGGTGGCTCCATCGTGGCGCTGGGCATGGCCTACTGGCACCGCAACCGCGCTTCTCTGAAGGAAACTGTCAACGCTTAAGCTCTTGTTAGTTTGTGCCCGCTTGCCCTTGCCGAATGGTAGAGGGTGGGCGGGTTTTCTATTCTCTGATCCTCGATGTGTGGAACACGATAGTGCGAGTAGGGCTTCTTCTTTTTCCCTGAAAAGAAAGAAGTATCAAGAGCGCTACTCGCGCTATCGTGTTTTAGGAATCGGGTTTTGCGAGGAAACAGTCCGGGCTACTTTTGGATCATGGCTGCAAACTAGCTAATGCATACTTTCCAAAAACATGCATAGTATGCTATCCTGGTCGGCATGACTTTGAACGTAGCGATCGCTGGGGCTTCCGGCTATGCAGGTGGGGAAATCCTCCGCCTGCTGCTGAATCACCCGGCGTATATTTCCGGTGACCTGACCATCGGTGCTCTGACGGGCGGTTCCAATGCGGGCCAGTCCTTGGGGGACCTCATGCCGCACCTGCCACAGCTACGTGACCGACGTCTGGTTGACACCAATAAGGATACTCTCGCGGGCCACGACGTAGTGTTCCTCGGATTGCCGCACGGCTTCTCAGCCGAGATCGCCCAGCAGCTCGGTCCGGACACCATCGTCATCGACTGCGCCGCCGACTTCCGGCTCAAGAATAAGGCGGACTGGGAGAAGTTTTACGGCTCTGAACATGCGGGCACCTGGGCATACGGCATCCCGGAAATGCCAGGGCATCGTGAGCAGATCAAGAACACGAATCGGGTAGCCGTACCTGGGTGTTTCCCAACGGGCGCAACGCTGGCGGCACTCCCGGCCGTCGCAAAGCAGCTGGTAGAGCCGACCTTGAACGTGGTGTCCATCACCGGCGTGTCCGGGGCGGGGAAGAAGGCCAGCGTTGCGATGCTCGGTGCCGAAACCATGGGCAATGCCAAGGCCTACAACACCGCTGGCAAGCACCGGCACACCCCGGAGATCACGCAGAACCTGGCCGAGGTGACGGACAAGCAGGTGAGCGTGAGCTTCACGCCGGTGCTCGCGCCGATGCCACGCGGCATTCTCACCACCATCACCGCGCCGCTGATCAGCGATGAAGATCCACATGCGATCTACGCGGAGTTCTACAAGGATGAGCCGTTTGTTCACGTGCTCCCAGTAGGCGAGCAGCCGCAAACCAAGAACGTGGTTGGTTCCAACTCCGTCCACATTCAGGTCGAAGCCAACCCGGATGCAGGCGTGCTCCTGGTGACCAGCGCGATCGACAACCTGACCAAGGGCACCGCCGGTGCCGCCGTGCAGTGCATGAACCTGACTGTCGGATACCACGAAACCGCTGGCCTGCCACTGACCGGCCTGGCCCCTTAAAGGAGATCCAATGTCTATCACCACCCCTAAGGGGTTCCTGGCCGCAGCAACGACTGCCGGAATCAAACCATCAGGCAATCCGGACATGGCGCTCGTCGTCAACGAAGGTCCTGAGTTCACCGCAGCCGGCGTGTTCACCCGTAACCGCGTGTTTGCCGCCCCAGTAAAGCTGTCCAAGCAAGCGCTTGCCGACGGCCAGCTCAAAGCAATCTTGTACAACTCCGGTAACGCTAACGCCTGCAACGGCGAACGTGGTTACCAGGATGCCGTCGCCTCTGTGGAAGCCGTCGCTGAGCAATTGGGCTTCGCGTCCGAAGACGTCGCCGCATGCTCCACCGGGCTTATTGGCGAGCCAATGCCGATGGATAAGGTCCTTGCCGGCGTAGGCGAACTGACCGGTAGCCTCGGCGACAATGGCTCTGCTGCAGCGGAAGCTATCATGACTACTGACACCGTGAAGAAAGAAGTCCTCGTTGCCGGCAACGGCTGGCAACTGGCGGGCATGGGCAAGGGAGTGGGCATGATGGCCCCGTCCCTGGCCACGATGCTGGTTTGCCTAACTACTGATGCCTCATTGGCTCAGGATGTTGCGCAGGCTGCACTGAAGAAGGCCTGCGACCTCACATTCAACACCTTGGACATCGACGGCTCGACATCCACCAATGACACCGTTATCTTGATGGCCAATGGCGCTTCGGAAATCACGCCAAGTGTGGAAGAGTTCGAAGCTGCTGTGCTGCAGGCCTGCGCTGATCTAGCTGATCAGCTCCAAGGCGATGCTGAGGGCGTAACCAAGCGCGTCAAGATCACCGTGCAGGGCACCACCACGAATGAGCAGGCGCTCAATGCCGCTCGCACCTTGGGCCGGGACAACCTGTTCAAGTGCGCCATGTTTGGCTCAGACCCGAACTGGGGCCGCGTCCTCGCCGCAGTTGGCATGGCTGACGCCGACATGGACCCAGAGAACATTTCCGTTTACTTCAACGGCGAGGCTGTCTGCGAGCAGACGACGGGTACCCCGAATGCCCGCAATGTGGATCTGTCCGGCGCGGACATTGATGTCCTCGTAGACCTGGGAACCGGCGGCCCTGGTACTGCCATGGTGCGCACGACGGATCTTTCCCACGAATACGTGGAAATCAACTCGGCATATTCCAGCTAGGAGCTTATCATGACTACCGATCTCAATCCTGCTGAGAGGGCGCATGTCCTAGCTGAGGCATTGCCCTGGCTGCAGCACTATCGCGACAAGATCGTCGTCGTGAAGTACGGCGGAAACGCCATGGTGGACGAGGAACTCAAGGCAGCTTTCGCCGCTGACATGGTATTCCTGCGCACCGTAGGCGTGAAGCCGGTGGTTGTCCACGGCGGCGGACCGCAGATTTCCGCCATGCTCAAACGACTCGACCTTGACGGCGAGTTCAAGGGCGGTTTCCGCGTTACCACTCCCGAGGTTATGGAAGTGGTCCGCATGGTGCTGTTTGGCCAAGTCGGACGTGACTTGGTCAACCTGATCAACTCGCACGGGCCTTATGCCGTGGGCACCTCCGGCGAGGATGGTGGGCTGTTCCGCGCCGAAAAGCGGCTTGTCGACGTCGACGGCGTCCTCACCGACATCGGACTCGTCGGCAACATCACTGAGGTTAACGCCAACACGATCATGGACATCATTGATGCTGGTCGAATCCCTGTGGTATCGACCGTCGCTCCTGGTGATGACGGCGAGGTGTACAACATCAACGCTGACACCGCTGCTGGCGCACTCGCCGGTGCACTCGGTGCGGAGCGACTAGTGATCCTTACCAACGTCGAGGGGCTCTACACGGATTGGCCGAACAAGGACTCGCTGGTCAGCGCCATTAAGTCCTCCAAGCTGCGGGACATCCTGCCAAAGCTTGATTCCGGCATGATCCCTAAGATGGAGTCATGTCTCGAAGCCGTCGATAATGGCGTTGCTGCAGCGCACGTCATCGACGGTCGCATCGCACACTCCGTGCTGCTCGAGCTGCTCACCATGGGTGGCATCGGCACCATGGTGCTACCCGACGGCTACGACCGCGACAATTACCCGGACGGCACCGTTTTCAGGAAGGACAAGTAAATGGCGCAATGGTCTGACACTTTGATGGACAATTACGGCACGCCGGCGCTCAAGATAGTCAGCGGGTCGGGTGCGACGCTCACGGACTCGGCGGGGCGCGAGCATATCGACCTGCTGGCCGGAATTGCGGTGAACGCGCTCGGCTATGGCCACCCAGCGCTGGTCGCCGCCGTTTCCGAGCAGGTGGCCAACTTCGCGCACACCTCTAACCTGTTTCAGACGGATCCAGCGATGGATTTGGGCGCTGCTCTGATTCAGCGTTTTGCCGCTGGTAATTCAGAGCTTGCCGCCGAGACTCGTGTCTTCTTCTGCAATTCTGGAGCGGAAGCCAACGAGGCAGCCTTCAAGTTGGCACGCCTGACCGGCAAGCGTCGCATCCTGGCTGCCGAGCACGGTTTCCACGGTCGCACGATGGGCTCGCTGGCAATGACCGGCCAGCCGGACAAGCGTAAGGCATTCGAACCCATGCCATCTGGCGTTGAGTTCTACCCGTACGGCGACATCGACTACCTGCGCAAGCTGGTCGCCATCAACCCAACTGACGTGGCCGCTATCATCCTCGAGCCAATCCAAGGCGAGACCGGTGTGGTTCCGGCGCCAGCGGGATTCCTCAAGGACGTGCGCGAACTCTGCGATGACAACGAGATTCTGTTCATCGTCGATGAGGTGCAGACGGGCGTCGGCCGTACCGGCGACTTCTTCGCGCACCAGCACGACGGCGTCATTCCCGACGTGGTCACCATGGCCAAGGGGCTGGGCGGTGGACTGCCGATCGGTGCCTGTCTGGCGCACGGCAGGGCAGCGCAGCTGTTCACGCCTGGCTCCCACGGCACCACCTTCGGTGGCAACCCAGTGTCCTGCGCTGCAGGTAACGCCGTGCTGAGCATTATCGACGACGCGTTCTGCGCTGACGTCGCCCGCAAGGGTAGCGAAATTGCAGCTCAGATTGCTCAGATTGCTCAGGTTGACAGCGTGCGTGGCCGCGGCCTCATGTTGGGCATCGTGCTCAAGGGTGACTGGGCGAAGCAGGCAGTGGCGAAGGGGCCCGACTATGGGTTGATCTTGAATGCGCCGTCGGCAAGCGTGCTGCGCTTGACCCCGCCGCTGATCATCACTGACGCCGAACTCACCGAAGCAACCGAGCGCCTTTCGCGGCTGCTCGCCGACATCTCCAAGGAGGCCTAAATGGTCCGTCACTTCCTCGCCGACGACGATCTCACCCCTGCAGAGCAGGCAGAAGTCCTGGCCTTGGCTGCGGAGCTGAAGAAGGCACCC
It encodes the following:
- a CDS encoding formate/nitrite transporter family protein, whose translation is MSASTLISTPVEIIDTAKGGLLAKAKAPLGTMIVSSMFAGSMIAIGFIFFITTQMGSADMPLGWAKFVGGVVFSTGLGLVIVTGADLFTSTTMTTFLVKEKVLNVGEMLKHWAIVYFSNMAGAFITALFIFFAGTPASNKGAWGAVVLNSSLSKVSHSFVEAIFLGILCNVMVCLAVWLAFAGKTVTDKIMAVAFPIGLFVASGFEHSVANMFMLPLGLLLKAQADPVVMEAMAGKDLSGLTLSSYFVDNLIPVTIGNIIGGSIVALGMAYWHRNRASLKETVNA
- the pheT gene encoding phenylalanine--tRNA ligase subunit beta, producing the protein MLLSQNWVTSLLNAKNSGWSVTAEEMDAGYVRVGFETEGYAPIEETTGPLVLGIVETIEELTGFKKPIRYCKVNVGSANGTGELQGIVCGARNFAEGDMVVVSLPGAELPGGFKIAARETYDHVSEGMICSAAELGMADKQTKGIITLPTTAGQPGDDARAVLGLDDTVFDVNVTPDRGYALSARGLTREIASAFDLSYGDVALDPSIAGITVDVPAVAGEALPVTLSPETKAVRFGLRKVTGIDPKAKTPFWMERELLLSGQRLVNLPTDITNFVMILLGQPMHAFDAARINGALTVRNAKAGEKLTTLDHAERKLDPEDVVICDSENIQSLAGVMGGSTSEIADDTTDVYFEAAIWDPITVARTCRRHKLSSEASRRFERGVDPTLPEIALDIAASLLAQYGGGTVDAGRTMVGSLPAPATVEMPVNFPSVIAGVDYDRDTVIKRLEEVGCAVEVSECGGKLAVTAPAWRSDLTYKESLVEEVLRLEGLEAIPSIVPTAPAGQGLTPAQKRRRAVTHALAYNGYLEILPTPFIANDTFDVWGLDQDDPRRSVVTVQNPLESDHAILGTTLLPSMLDAVKRNVARGQVDVSLYGVEQVSFARGTGVSPMPSVSQRPTEAEIAELIESLPHQPLHVAVVGSGDLEPEGPWGEGRAYTYADAIEAAQVVARAADVTLELENADMLPWHPGRCAALKVDGQIVGYAGELHPQVLERAGLPARTCAMEMDITALPFEPSLPAPVLSAFPALLQDLALVVAEDTPVESVRKVVEAGAGQLLEKAELFDVYRSEQLGADKKSLAFSLVFRASDRTLTDEECNTARLAAAEAAAQAFGAEMRG
- a CDS encoding acetylornithine transaminase; the encoded protein is MAQWSDTLMDNYGTPALKIVSGSGATLTDSAGREHIDLLAGIAVNALGYGHPALVAAVSEQVANFAHTSNLFQTDPAMDLGAALIQRFAAGNSELAAETRVFFCNSGAEANEAAFKLARLTGKRRILAAEHGFHGRTMGSLAMTGQPDKRKAFEPMPSGVEFYPYGDIDYLRKLVAINPTDVAAIILEPIQGETGVVPAPAGFLKDVRELCDDNEILFIVDEVQTGVGRTGDFFAHQHDGVIPDVVTMAKGLGGGLPIGACLAHGRAAQLFTPGSHGTTFGGNPVSCAAGNAVLSIIDDAFCADVARKGSEIAAQIAQIAQVDSVRGRGLMLGIVLKGDWAKQAVAKGPDYGLILNAPSASVLRLTPPLIITDAELTEATERLSRLLADISKEA
- the argJ gene encoding bifunctional glutamate N-acetyltransferase/amino-acid acetyltransferase ArgJ, which codes for MSITTPKGFLAAATTAGIKPSGNPDMALVVNEGPEFTAAGVFTRNRVFAAPVKLSKQALADGQLKAILYNSGNANACNGERGYQDAVASVEAVAEQLGFASEDVAACSTGLIGEPMPMDKVLAGVGELTGSLGDNGSAAAEAIMTTDTVKKEVLVAGNGWQLAGMGKGVGMMAPSLATMLVCLTTDASLAQDVAQAALKKACDLTFNTLDIDGSTSTNDTVILMANGASEITPSVEEFEAAVLQACADLADQLQGDAEGVTKRVKITVQGTTTNEQALNAARTLGRDNLFKCAMFGSDPNWGRVLAAVGMADADMDPENISVYFNGEAVCEQTTGTPNARNVDLSGADIDVLVDLGTGGPGTAMVRTTDLSHEYVEINSAYSS
- the argB gene encoding acetylglutamate kinase — translated: MTTDLNPAERAHVLAEALPWLQHYRDKIVVVKYGGNAMVDEELKAAFAADMVFLRTVGVKPVVVHGGGPQISAMLKRLDLDGEFKGGFRVTTPEVMEVVRMVLFGQVGRDLVNLINSHGPYAVGTSGEDGGLFRAEKRLVDVDGVLTDIGLVGNITEVNANTIMDIIDAGRIPVVSTVAPGDDGEVYNINADTAAGALAGALGAERLVILTNVEGLYTDWPNKDSLVSAIKSSKLRDILPKLDSGMIPKMESCLEAVDNGVAAAHVIDGRIAHSVLLELLTMGGIGTMVLPDGYDRDNYPDGTVFRKDK
- the argC gene encoding N-acetyl-gamma-glutamyl-phosphate reductase, producing MTLNVAIAGASGYAGGEILRLLLNHPAYISGDLTIGALTGGSNAGQSLGDLMPHLPQLRDRRLVDTNKDTLAGHDVVFLGLPHGFSAEIAQQLGPDTIVIDCAADFRLKNKADWEKFYGSEHAGTWAYGIPEMPGHREQIKNTNRVAVPGCFPTGATLAALPAVAKQLVEPTLNVVSITGVSGAGKKASVAMLGAETMGNAKAYNTAGKHRHTPEITQNLAEVTDKQVSVSFTPVLAPMPRGILTTITAPLISDEDPHAIYAEFYKDEPFVHVLPVGEQPQTKNVVGSNSVHIQVEANPDAGVLLVTSAIDNLTKGTAGAAVQCMNLTVGYHETAGLPLTGLAP